In Natrinema amylolyticum, the following are encoded in one genomic region:
- the secF gene encoding protein translocase subunit SecF — protein sequence MAYFDVPEIEYTRYSNRQLAAVPLAVLAVALLVLVGSFLVLGSPVPMGMDFAGGTELTVQTSTPQDDIGAAFDAEPETVRQVGGTGTDNQYIVQFSDSDSATLREQAESNLEPAGNGDIVQSVSSTAASFGQESQRTAMLGLVVAFVGMSAIAFILFRTFVPSIAIVISAFSDLVIPLAFMRLAGISLSLGTVAGLLMLIGYSVDSDILLNNHVLRRSGDFYESTHRAMRTGVTMTVTSMAAMLVMGVAAFVLGIDLLASIGIILFVGLAADLMNTYMLNLSLLRWYKFEGVRS from the coding sequence ATGGCGTATTTCGACGTACCGGAGATCGAATACACCCGGTACAGTAACCGCCAGCTCGCGGCGGTCCCGCTCGCGGTCCTCGCAGTGGCACTGCTCGTCCTCGTCGGTTCGTTTCTCGTCTTGGGCTCGCCGGTCCCGATGGGAATGGACTTCGCCGGTGGGACGGAACTGACGGTGCAGACGTCGACGCCCCAGGACGATATCGGGGCGGCGTTCGACGCGGAACCGGAAACCGTGCGACAAGTCGGCGGAACGGGAACCGACAACCAGTACATCGTGCAGTTCTCCGATTCCGACTCGGCGACGCTTCGAGAGCAGGCCGAATCGAACCTGGAACCGGCCGGTAACGGCGATATCGTCCAGTCGGTCTCGTCGACCGCGGCGAGTTTCGGCCAGGAGAGTCAGCGCACGGCCATGCTCGGCCTCGTCGTCGCGTTCGTCGGAATGAGCGCGATCGCCTTCATCCTCTTTCGGACGTTCGTGCCGTCGATCGCGATCGTCATCTCCGCGTTCTCCGACCTCGTGATCCCGCTTGCGTTCATGCGACTGGCCGGGATTTCGCTCTCGCTGGGGACGGTGGCCGGCCTGCTCATGCTCATCGGATACTCGGTCGACTCCGACATCCTGTTGAACAACCACGTCCTGCGTCGGAGCGGTGACTTCTACGAGAGTACTCATCGTGCGATGCGGACCGGTGTCACGATGACCGTCACGTCGATGGCCGCGATGCTCGTGATGGGCGTCGCGGCGTTCGTGCTCGGCATCGATCTCCTGGCATCGATCGGAATCATCCTGTTCGTCGGCCTCGCGGCCGACCTGATGAACACCTACATGCTGAACCTGAGCTTACTTCGCTGGTACAAGTTCGAGGGGGTACGGTCATGA
- a CDS encoding DUF5812 family protein: MTEKTSTFVVTHAEAESAVVRDVETAQVHTLGSNPGLEVHDVLEATVAPEPPMEVTWEVIDVADRRTIELVDSDLEPTTHEKELAAEADLGDLVQEERAGTGEIHVFSVPEGEVEPAAQDVLADEETISRAARLEAVRVEVRRSADDGVLSVRYLPD; encoded by the coding sequence ATGACCGAGAAGACGAGCACGTTCGTCGTCACGCACGCCGAAGCGGAATCAGCGGTCGTTCGCGACGTCGAGACTGCACAGGTCCACACCCTCGGATCGAACCCCGGCCTCGAGGTCCACGACGTCCTCGAGGCGACCGTCGCGCCCGAGCCACCGATGGAGGTCACCTGGGAGGTGATCGATGTCGCGGACAGGCGCACGATCGAGCTGGTCGACAGCGACCTCGAGCCGACCACGCACGAGAAGGAACTGGCGGCCGAGGCCGACCTCGGCGACTTGGTACAGGAAGAACGGGCCGGGACAGGCGAGATACACGTTTTCAGCGTGCCCGAGGGCGAGGTCGAGCCCGCAGCGCAGGACGTGCTCGCGGACGAGGAGACGATCTCGCGAGCGGCCCGGCTCGAGGCGGTCCGCGTAGAAGTGCGGCGGTCGGCCGACGACGGCGTACTGAGCGTGCGATACCTCCCCGACTAA
- a CDS encoding glucose-6-phosphate isomerase, with protein MNVDIGNALASVASPGVSRESLERLDEQVAAAHERIEAGMANGEHGYEALNLPERTDPDEIREAVEPVTDAEALITVGIGGSSLGAATIVDALESDTETVFLDNVDPEWVSSELERLPLESAAINVVSRSGTTAETLANFLVVREAFEDADVDWTERTIVTTGESGPLRDLADRHELPSLKVPNGVPGRFSALSAVGMVAAAVCGHDLEALLAGAAAERETLSGSLFDCPAYAYGATTYALDQRGAGINAMMPYAESLETSAEWFAQLWAESLGKDDLGQTPVRALGVTDQHSQLQLYRAGPRDKLVTFVTTEESADRPIPATDVEDLAYLGDATLGELLEAEFEATEASLAAAGRPNVRVELERVDEYELGGLLYAMEAACVLAGELYGVNTFEQPAVEWAKKATRGLLGGGDFEEAEAVAEKTELRVER; from the coding sequence ATGAACGTCGATATCGGTAACGCGCTCGCGTCCGTCGCGTCGCCGGGCGTCTCGAGGGAGTCCCTCGAGCGCTTGGACGAGCAGGTGGCGGCCGCCCACGAGCGCATCGAGGCGGGAATGGCGAACGGAGAGCACGGCTACGAGGCGCTGAATCTGCCGGAACGGACTGATCCCGACGAAATTCGGGAAGCTGTCGAGCCGGTCACCGACGCCGAGGCGCTGATCACCGTCGGCATCGGCGGCAGTTCGCTGGGAGCGGCGACGATCGTCGACGCTCTGGAGTCGGACACCGAGACCGTCTTCCTCGACAACGTCGATCCCGAGTGGGTCTCGAGCGAACTCGAGCGACTGCCGCTCGAGAGCGCGGCGATCAACGTGGTCTCGCGGTCGGGGACGACGGCGGAGACGCTGGCGAACTTCCTCGTCGTTCGCGAGGCTTTCGAGGACGCCGACGTCGACTGGACCGAGAGGACCATCGTCACGACCGGCGAGTCCGGCCCTCTCCGCGACCTCGCGGACCGCCATGAGCTGCCGTCCCTGAAAGTCCCGAACGGCGTCCCCGGCCGCTTCTCCGCGCTGTCGGCCGTCGGCATGGTCGCGGCCGCAGTCTGTGGCCACGACCTCGAGGCGCTGCTCGCCGGCGCGGCCGCCGAGCGCGAGACGCTGTCGGGCTCGCTGTTCGACTGTCCCGCGTACGCCTATGGCGCGACGACGTACGCGCTGGATCAGCGGGGTGCCGGCATCAATGCGATGATGCCCTACGCGGAGTCCCTCGAGACGTCCGCGGAGTGGTTCGCCCAGCTGTGGGCCGAAAGCCTCGGAAAGGACGACCTCGGCCAGACGCCGGTACGGGCGCTCGGCGTCACCGATCAGCACTCGCAACTGCAGCTCTACCGCGCGGGCCCGCGGGACAAGCTCGTCACCTTCGTCACGACCGAAGAGAGCGCGGACCGACCGATTCCCGCCACCGACGTCGAGGACCTGGCGTACCTCGGCGACGCGACGCTGGGCGAACTGCTCGAGGCGGAGTTCGAGGCCACAGAGGCCAGCCTCGCGGCCGCCGGCCGGCCGAACGTCCGCGTCGAACTCGAGCGCGTCGACGAGTACGAACTCGGCGGGCTGCTGTACGCGATGGAAGCCGCCTGCGTGCTCGCGGGGGAACTCTACGGCGTGAACACGTTCGAGCAGCCGGCCGTCGAGTGGGCGAAGAAGGCGACCCGCGGGTTGCTCGGCGGCGGCGACTTCGAGGAGGCCGAGGCGGTCGCCGAGAAGACCGAGCTCCGGGTCGAGCGGTAG
- a CDS encoding CPBP family intramembrane glutamic endopeptidase: MSETTRADDAGPVASDVVPGIGTVLSAVTMAAMLAPVRSGVDAPVVLAGAGFALAAVLAFLAQRHGGLEGRIAGLIAAGSSVAVVLLAGYALNQGVTAAATLPTGSVSIPIVFVAFVTGGLTAAAGVADYYGISSAGLKRRSLQVIMLSGVGVAGLLVTPFVVAILAIPVRPLLEPVSQIENTVFTQVCMAIGTMLVAGGYLAMTDRDLSFIDLRRPTLRDVGWTLGGLLVLFGALFVISALMQSTGVESAEHSTTQRAQESPQLMLVLVPLAVLIIGPFEELLYRNVIQKSLYDTFSRFGAVAVASVIFALVHALAYATAGLGEVIASLGTIFGLALVLGTIYERTDNLLVPALIHGLYNALLFANLYFTYG; the protein is encoded by the coding sequence ATGAGCGAGACTACACGGGCCGACGACGCTGGTCCGGTCGCGTCCGACGTGGTTCCCGGCATCGGAACCGTTCTCTCGGCGGTCACGATGGCCGCCATGCTCGCCCCCGTTCGCAGCGGCGTCGACGCTCCGGTCGTCCTGGCCGGGGCCGGGTTCGCCCTCGCCGCCGTCCTCGCGTTTCTGGCCCAGCGCCACGGCGGTCTCGAGGGGCGAATCGCCGGCCTGATCGCCGCCGGCTCGAGCGTCGCCGTCGTCCTGCTCGCCGGCTACGCGTTGAATCAGGGGGTCACGGCAGCGGCCACGCTGCCGACGGGGTCAGTGTCGATACCGATCGTTTTCGTCGCGTTCGTCACCGGTGGGCTCACCGCCGCCGCCGGAGTCGCCGACTACTACGGGATCAGTAGTGCGGGTCTCAAGCGGCGGAGTCTCCAGGTGATTATGCTATCGGGCGTCGGCGTCGCCGGACTCCTCGTCACGCCCTTCGTCGTCGCCATCCTCGCGATTCCGGTCCGCCCGCTGCTCGAGCCGGTCTCGCAGATCGAGAACACCGTTTTCACCCAGGTCTGCATGGCCATCGGCACGATGCTCGTCGCGGGGGGGTATCTCGCGATGACCGACCGCGACCTGTCCTTTATCGATCTCCGACGGCCGACGCTGCGGGACGTCGGCTGGACCCTCGGGGGACTGCTCGTCCTCTTCGGGGCGCTCTTCGTGATCTCCGCGCTCATGCAGTCGACAGGCGTCGAGAGCGCCGAGCACTCGACGACCCAGCGGGCCCAGGAGAGTCCGCAACTCATGCTCGTCCTAGTGCCGCTGGCCGTCCTGATCATCGGCCCGTTCGAGGAACTGCTCTACCGGAACGTGATCCAGAAGTCGCTGTACGACACGTTCTCGCGGTTCGGTGCCGTCGCCGTGGCCAGCGTCATCTTCGCCCTGGTACATGCACTCGCGTACGCGACCGCGGGACTGGGCGAAGTGATCGCCAGTCTCGGGACCATCTTCGGACTCGCACTCGTCCTCGGGACGATCTACGAGCGGACCGACAACCTCCTCGTGCCGGCGCTGATCCACGGGCTGTACAACGCGCTCCTCTTCGCGAATCTCTATTTCACCTACGGCTGA
- a CDS encoding NOB1 family endonuclease: protein MYVLDSSAFIHDFHTTEQTATIPLVREELEDESAYRYDAMEGSGMHIHIPNGDTTEKVERAARESGDLEVLSDTDVRLVAASFELDATLVTDDYAMQNVAEKLNVAVEVIAREGIDEQRHWKYQCQGCGREFDEEKDRCPICGSELARKNPS, encoded by the coding sequence ATGTACGTTCTCGACTCCTCGGCGTTTATCCACGACTTCCACACGACAGAACAGACTGCGACTATTCCCCTCGTCCGCGAAGAACTCGAGGACGAGAGCGCCTATCGCTACGATGCGATGGAAGGCTCCGGGATGCACATTCACATTCCCAACGGCGATACCACCGAGAAGGTCGAGCGCGCGGCGCGCGAATCCGGTGACCTCGAGGTCCTCTCGGACACTGACGTTCGGCTGGTCGCGGCGAGTTTCGAACTCGACGCCACCCTGGTGACCGACGACTACGCGATGCAAAACGTCGCTGAGAAGCTCAACGTCGCGGTCGAGGTGATCGCTCGGGAGGGAATCGACGAACAGCGCCACTGGAAGTATCAGTGTCAGGGCTGTGGCCGCGAGTTCGACGAGGAGAAAGACCGGTGTCCGATCTGCGGATCGGAGCTGGCTCGGAAGAACCCGTCGTAG
- a CDS encoding PRC-barrel domain-containing protein, translated as MSDILAENLSGKSVMGSDGTELGLLYNITMDLKSGKLHDLVIEPDEELSRRAVDFELDDAGHFLVPVNRVQAVKDYIVVQR; from the coding sequence ATGAGCGATATACTCGCTGAAAACCTCTCGGGGAAGTCCGTCATGGGGTCCGACGGCACCGAGCTCGGACTGCTCTACAACATCACGATGGATCTGAAATCCGGCAAACTCCACGATCTCGTTATCGAGCCCGACGAGGAACTGTCGCGGCGGGCGGTCGACTTCGAACTCGACGACGCCGGTCACTTTCTCGTTCCCGTTAACCGCGTTCAAGCGGTGAAAGACTACATCGTCGTTCAGCGCTAA
- the infB gene encoding translation initiation factor IF-2 has product MSDTDTRDPTSLRTPIVAVLGHVDHGKTSLLDKIRGSAVIEGEAGAITQHIGATAVPLDIISTIAGELVDPDDFDLPGLLFIDTPGHHSFTTLRSRGGALADIAILVVDVNDGFQPQTLEALDILRRSETPFIVAANKIDTVPGWNPNEDSPINDTYEAQSERVRERLDESLYEIIGNLSDEGFSADLYWRVQNFQRNVGVVPVSAMTGEGVPDLLTVMMGLSQRYMKEEMEIDVAGPGVGTVLEVKEEKGFGTTIDTVLYDGTIRSDDQIVVGGQNEPIVTDVRALLQPRPLAEIRTESRFEKVDEVSAASGIKVAAPELADAMAGAPVRVVRDRDVDEVIEEVQAELADIAVDTAEQGVVVKADTLGSLEAMADALDEAEVPIVRAEVGDVAPRDVSVASTAEDGKQKAILGFNVDTLDDAEQRAEIEDVTIFTDEVIYQLIEEYEEYVEGIEKAQQDTILDNITRPARFRILPDHTFRQNDPAVVGVEVNSGTIQNNANVVKFEGNEPNRVGQVKGIQEQGEDVDEARAGNRVSVAIDGPTVGRQIEEDDELWIEIPEKHAKILEQELASEIPGDELEALNMYLDKQRSRDPFWGK; this is encoded by the coding sequence ATGTCGGACACGGATACACGCGACCCCACATCTCTCAGAACGCCGATCGTCGCCGTCCTCGGACACGTCGATCACGGCAAGACAAGTCTCCTCGACAAGATCCGCGGCTCCGCGGTCATCGAGGGCGAAGCAGGCGCGATCACCCAGCACATCGGCGCGACCGCCGTCCCGCTGGACATCATCTCTACGATCGCGGGCGAACTCGTCGACCCGGACGACTTCGACCTCCCCGGCCTCCTCTTCATCGACACGCCGGGTCATCACTCCTTTACGACGCTGCGCTCCCGCGGGGGCGCGCTGGCCGACATCGCCATCCTCGTCGTCGACGTCAACGACGGCTTCCAGCCCCAGACGCTCGAGGCGCTTGACATCCTCCGGCGGTCGGAGACCCCGTTCATCGTCGCGGCGAACAAGATCGACACCGTTCCCGGCTGGAACCCCAACGAGGACTCGCCGATCAACGACACCTACGAGGCCCAGTCCGAACGCGTGCGCGAACGCCTCGACGAGAGCCTCTACGAGATCATCGGCAACCTCTCGGACGAGGGCTTCTCCGCCGACCTCTACTGGCGGGTCCAGAACTTCCAGCGCAACGTCGGCGTCGTTCCCGTGTCGGCGATGACCGGCGAGGGGGTCCCGGACCTCCTGACCGTCATGATGGGCCTCTCCCAGCGCTACATGAAAGAGGAGATGGAGATCGACGTCGCCGGCCCCGGCGTCGGCACCGTCCTCGAGGTCAAAGAGGAGAAAGGGTTCGGGACGACGATCGACACAGTGCTGTACGACGGGACGATCCGGTCGGACGATCAGATCGTCGTCGGCGGGCAGAACGAACCGATCGTCACCGATGTGCGCGCGCTGCTCCAGCCGCGGCCGCTGGCCGAGATCCGGACCGAGAGCCGGTTCGAGAAAGTCGACGAGGTCTCGGCCGCGTCCGGGATCAAGGTCGCTGCACCCGAACTCGCGGACGCGATGGCCGGCGCGCCGGTCCGGGTCGTCCGCGACCGCGACGTCGACGAAGTCATCGAGGAAGTACAGGCCGAACTCGCGGACATCGCCGTCGACACCGCAGAGCAGGGCGTCGTCGTCAAGGCCGACACCCTCGGCAGTCTCGAGGCGATGGCTGACGCCTTAGACGAGGCGGAGGTGCCGATCGTCCGCGCGGAGGTCGGCGACGTCGCGCCGCGGGACGTCTCGGTGGCGTCGACGGCCGAGGACGGGAAACAGAAGGCCATCCTCGGATTCAACGTCGACACCCTCGACGACGCCGAGCAGCGCGCGGAGATCGAGGACGTGACGATCTTCACCGACGAGGTTATCTACCAGTTGATCGAGGAGTACGAGGAGTACGTCGAAGGAATCGAGAAGGCCCAGCAGGACACCATCCTCGACAACATCACCCGGCCCGCTCGCTTCCGGATCCTGCCGGATCACACCTTCCGCCAGAACGATCCCGCGGTCGTCGGCGTCGAGGTGAACTCGGGGACGATCCAGAACAACGCGAACGTCGTCAAGTTCGAGGGCAACGAGCCGAACCGCGTCGGCCAGGTCAAGGGGATCCAAGAGCAGGGCGAGGACGTCGACGAGGCCCGCGCGGGCAACCGCGTCTCGGTCGCCATCGACGGCCCGACCGTCGGCCGCCAGATCGAGGAGGACGACGAACTCTGGATCGAGATCCCCGAGAAACACGCGAAGATTCTCGAGCAGGAACTGGCCAGCGAGATCCCCGGCGACGAACTCGAGGCGCTGAACATGTACCTCGACAAGCAGCGCAGTCGGGACCCCTTCTGGGGCAAATAG
- a CDS encoding cyclophilin-like family protein, translating into MSDLQVTVADRDLAATWTDDAPKTRAALEAALPAAGDAIRWGDELYFDLALDVPPENAREAVPKGSIAYWPAGGKLCLFWGPTPASDDGEPRAAAPVTVVARVTDTEPLADLEGGARVRLERAE; encoded by the coding sequence ATGAGCGACCTCCAAGTCACCGTCGCCGACCGCGACCTCGCGGCGACGTGGACCGACGACGCACCGAAAACGAGGGCCGCGCTCGAGGCGGCGCTGCCCGCGGCGGGCGACGCGATCCGCTGGGGCGACGAGCTCTATTTCGATCTGGCACTGGACGTACCGCCGGAAAACGCCCGCGAAGCGGTACCCAAAGGTTCGATCGCCTACTGGCCGGCTGGCGGGAAGCTGTGTCTGTTCTGGGGCCCGACGCCGGCCAGCGACGACGGTGAGCCCCGCGCCGCCGCGCCCGTGACCGTCGTCGCGCGGGTTACTGATACGGAGCCGCTTGCGGACCTCGAGGGCGGGGCGCGGGTTCGCCTCGAGCGCGCGGAGTGA
- a CDS encoding PH domain-containing protein, translated as MNSVTSHERQVAPAVNEPDIGFQAGFGFYLGIVVTGIMAIAGLLGDVATATLLGVLPSTVTAVAIVGHIYAKRARGLPERIGRSRWRRLACYVPAAAFAAALSLAALAPVDATGRFVIVTVVLTALAAVSGFGLDRMAKNRYVDAITADEPAATWPWQRSGGWTGEPAYTVIMAFMILAGVVSVWQGEWVLGPFWILYGAVMILSRRYGWYDLDETDHWNPPEIRAHEAGLVVDRSFWKGFVPWETVDGVRLTDDELVVERRRFGFDSGFFDLRCDRSAIEDAEAVSEALERARERAERRDPRAVETAG; from the coding sequence GTGAACAGCGTGACATCTCACGAACGGCAGGTGGCCCCTGCGGTGAACGAGCCCGACATCGGCTTTCAGGCCGGCTTCGGGTTCTACCTCGGGATCGTCGTCACCGGGATCATGGCGATCGCGGGGCTGCTCGGCGACGTGGCCACCGCGACGCTGCTCGGCGTCCTCCCGAGTACGGTGACGGCCGTCGCGATCGTCGGCCACATCTACGCGAAGCGGGCGCGTGGCCTCCCAGAGCGAATCGGCCGGAGCCGGTGGCGACGCCTCGCCTGTTACGTCCCGGCGGCGGCGTTCGCGGCGGCGCTGTCCCTCGCCGCGCTCGCACCTGTCGACGCGACCGGCCGCTTCGTCATCGTCACGGTCGTACTGACCGCACTGGCCGCCGTCTCGGGGTTCGGCCTCGATCGGATGGCCAAGAACCGGTACGTCGACGCGATCACCGCCGACGAGCCGGCCGCGACCTGGCCGTGGCAGCGAAGCGGGGGCTGGACCGGTGAGCCGGCCTACACCGTAATTATGGCGTTTATGATCCTCGCGGGCGTCGTCAGCGTCTGGCAGGGGGAGTGGGTCCTCGGTCCGTTCTGGATCCTCTACGGTGCCGTCATGATCCTCTCGCGGCGGTACGGCTGGTACGACCTCGACGAGACCGACCACTGGAACCCGCCGGAGATCCGCGCTCACGAGGCCGGTCTCGTCGTCGACCGATCGTTCTGGAAGGGGTTCGTCCCCTGGGAGACGGTCGACGGCGTCCGGCTGACCGACGACGAACTCGTCGTCGAACGACGGCGGTTCGGGTTCGACAGCGGTTTCTTCGACCTCCGCTGTGACCGCTCGGCAATCGAGGACGCCGAAGCGGTCTCCGAGGCGCTCGAGCGCGCCCGCGAACGGGCCGAGCGCCGCGATCCGAGGGCCGTCGAGACCGCGGGCTGA
- the pyrG gene encoding glutamine hydrolyzing CTP synthase — protein sequence MPTESDTHYDPSLGNKFIFVTGGVMSGLGKGITAASTGRLLKNAGFDVTAVKIDPYLNVDAGTMNPYQHGEVYVLEDGGEVDLDLGNYERFLDIDMTSDHNITTGKTYQHVIEKERAGDYLGKTVQIIPHITDDIKRRIREAAEGTDVCIIEVGGTVGDIEGMPYLEALRQFAHEEPEENVLFTHVTLVPYSKNGEQKTKPTQHSVKEVRSIGLQPDVIVGRCEDRLDPETKEKIALFCDIPTEAVFSNPDVEDVYHVPLMVEDEGLDQYVLEHFGLADEALPEGERANDWREIVTTEKNGEIDIALVGKYDLEDAYMSIHESLKHAGFEVGSDVNVHWVAADELSEGHDGQLAGMDGVIVPGGFGMRGSEGKIRAVQYARENGVPFLGLCLGFQMAVVEYARNVLGLEGAHSAEMEEDTPHPVIDILPEQYEVEDMGGTMRLGEHTTVIEPETLAYELYGDTSCSERHRHRYEVNPEYFDQFEDEPLVFSGTAGNRMEILELEDHPFFLGTQFHPEYTSRPGQPSPPFLGLVEAVLEQADGSETAAEPEAQT from the coding sequence ATGCCGACGGAATCGGACACTCATTATGACCCCTCGCTGGGGAACAAGTTCATCTTCGTCACCGGCGGCGTCATGTCGGGACTCGGCAAGGGGATCACGGCCGCGAGTACCGGCCGTCTCCTCAAAAACGCCGGGTTCGACGTCACCGCGGTGAAGATCGATCCGTATCTGAACGTCGACGCCGGGACGATGAACCCCTACCAGCACGGGGAAGTCTACGTCCTCGAGGACGGCGGCGAGGTCGACCTCGATCTCGGGAACTACGAACGGTTCCTCGACATCGACATGACCTCGGATCACAACATCACCACGGGGAAGACCTACCAGCACGTCATCGAGAAGGAGCGAGCGGGCGACTACCTGGGCAAGACGGTCCAGATCATCCCTCACATCACCGACGATATCAAGCGGCGCATTCGGGAGGCCGCCGAAGGCACCGACGTCTGTATCATCGAAGTCGGCGGCACCGTCGGTGACATCGAGGGGATGCCCTACCTCGAGGCCCTGCGCCAGTTCGCCCACGAGGAACCGGAAGAGAACGTCCTCTTCACGCACGTCACCCTCGTTCCGTACTCGAAGAACGGCGAGCAGAAGACGAAGCCAACCCAGCACTCGGTCAAGGAGGTCCGTTCGATCGGCCTCCAGCCCGACGTGATCGTCGGCCGGTGTGAGGATCGTCTCGACCCCGAGACCAAGGAGAAGATCGCGCTGTTCTGTGATATTCCGACCGAGGCCGTGTTCTCGAACCCGGACGTCGAGGACGTCTATCACGTCCCGCTGATGGTCGAAGACGAGGGACTCGACCAGTACGTCTTAGAGCACTTCGGACTGGCTGACGAGGCCCTGCCGGAGGGCGAGCGCGCGAACGACTGGCGCGAGATCGTCACCACAGAGAAAAACGGCGAGATCGACATCGCGCTGGTCGGGAAGTACGATCTCGAGGACGCGTACATGTCGATCCACGAGTCGCTGAAACACGCCGGCTTCGAGGTCGGCAGCGACGTGAACGTCCACTGGGTGGCCGCCGACGAACTGAGCGAGGGTCACGACGGGCAACTCGCTGGAATGGACGGCGTCATCGTCCCCGGCGGCTTCGGGATGCGCGGCTCCGAGGGCAAGATCCGAGCCGTTCAGTACGCCCGCGAGAACGGCGTCCCCTTCCTCGGGCTCTGTCTGGGCTTCCAGATGGCCGTCGTCGAGTACGCCCGGAACGTGCTGGGTCTCGAGGGCGCACACTCCGCGGAGATGGAGGAAGACACGCCGCATCCGGTCATCGACATCCTGCCCGAACAGTACGAGGTCGAGGACATGGGCGGCACGATGCGACTCGGCGAGCACACGACCGTGATCGAACCCGAGACGTTGGCCTACGAGCTCTACGGTGACACGTCCTGTTCCGAGCGCCACCGCCACCGCTACGAGGTCAACCCCGAGTACTTCGACCAGTTCGAGGACGAACCGCTCGTCTTCTCCGGCACCGCTGGCAACCGGATGGAGATCCTCGAACTCGAGGACCACCCGTTCTTCCTCGGGACGCAGTTCCACCCCGAGTACACGTCCCGACCCGGGCAGCCGAGTCCGCCCTTCCTCGGGCTGGTCGAGGCCGTCCTCGAACAGGCCGACGGCAGTGAGACCGCTGCTGAACCAGAGGCACAAACCTGA
- a CDS encoding DUF5518 domain-containing protein produces the protein MIVSIKTKIIQWLLDEDVSVATVLGFLSIPFTLAVSLSTGASHYDAGPVMLAGFLAGLYYSNQSTAVVRAGLRTGVIGSLPVIWASTSFIASGWEISFSYAVLAVAFALLWHLFALVACSFFGVVGALVGNIVGRVPPFRRIAPKTV, from the coding sequence ATGATTGTGTCTATAAAAACCAAAATCATTCAGTGGCTGCTAGACGAAGATGTATCGGTTGCGACAGTGCTCGGGTTCCTCTCTATTCCTTTTACCCTGGCTGTCTCTCTAAGTACGGGTGCGTCCCACTATGATGCTGGCCCAGTAATGCTTGCTGGGTTCTTAGCGGGGCTATACTACAGCAATCAATCGACCGCTGTCGTGCGTGCTGGCCTGCGAACCGGCGTTATCGGAAGTCTCCCCGTGATTTGGGCCTCTACCAGTTTCATCGCATCTGGATGGGAAATATCGTTTAGCTACGCCGTTCTCGCGGTCGCGTTCGCGTTGCTTTGGCACCTTTTTGCCCTCGTGGCTTGTAGCTTCTTCGGTGTCGTCGGTGCGCTGGTCGGCAACATCGTCGGTCGTGTTCCTCCGTTTCGTCGCATCGCACCGAAGACCGTCTGA
- the guaA gene encoding glutamine-hydrolyzing GMP synthase, which yields MVETDTFVPDAVAEIDEEIGDANAVIALSGGVDSSVAAALAYEAIGDRLTPVYVDTGLMRKGETEQIRETFDYMESLRIVDAKDRFLEALGGTTDPEEKREIIGEQFIREFEREAKDADADFLVQGTIYPDRIESEGGIKSHHNVGGLPEVVDFEGIVEPVRDLYKDEVREVARHLGLDELVAERMPFPGPGLAVRIIGEITEEKLEVAREANHVVEEELEEYEPWQALAAVIGKATGVKGDNRVHGWVVSVRSVESRDGMTARAQEIDWETLQRIQSRITGSHENVARVVYDVTHKPPATIEYE from the coding sequence ATGGTAGAGACAGACACGTTCGTCCCCGACGCAGTCGCAGAGATCGACGAAGAAATCGGCGATGCGAACGCCGTCATCGCCCTCTCGGGCGGCGTCGACTCCTCGGTCGCCGCCGCCCTGGCCTACGAGGCCATCGGCGACCGACTCACGCCGGTCTACGTCGACACCGGTCTGATGCGGAAAGGTGAGACCGAGCAGATCCGCGAGACCTTCGACTACATGGAGTCGCTGCGGATCGTCGACGCGAAGGACCGATTCCTCGAGGCGCTCGGGGGAACCACCGATCCCGAGGAGAAACGCGAGATCATCGGCGAGCAGTTCATCCGGGAGTTCGAGCGCGAAGCGAAAGACGCGGACGCGGACTTCCTCGTTCAGGGGACGATCTACCCCGACCGAATCGAGAGCGAGGGCGGGATCAAGTCCCACCACAACGTCGGCGGCCTCCCCGAGGTCGTCGACTTCGAGGGGATCGTCGAACCCGTCCGCGACCTCTACAAGGACGAGGTCCGTGAGGTCGCGCGCCACCTCGGCCTCGACGAGCTCGTCGCCGAGCGGATGCCGTTCCCCGGTCCCGGCCTCGCCGTGCGGATCATCGGCGAGATCACCGAGGAGAAACTCGAGGTGGCCCGCGAGGCCAACCACGTCGTCGAGGAAGAGCTCGAGGAGTATGAGCCCTGGCAAGCGCTCGCGGCCGTCATCGGCAAGGCGACCGGCGTCAAGGGCGACAACCGGGTCCACGGCTGGGTCGTCTCCGTCCGCTCGGTCGAGTCACGCGACGGGATGACCGCGCGCGCTCAGGAGATCGACTGGGAGACGCTCCAGCGCATTCAGTCCCGGATCACGGGTTCACACGAGAACGTCGCCCGCGTCGTCTACGACGTGACCCACAAACCGCCCGCGACCATCGAGTACGAATGA